In Topomyia yanbarensis strain Yona2022 chromosome 2, ASM3024719v1, whole genome shotgun sequence, one DNA window encodes the following:
- the LOC131685860 gene encoding male-specific lethal 3 homolog has protein sequence MVSTRGHKYKFVDGEKVLCYEPDPTKAKVLYDSKVLDVSEGKDKRGRRVIEYLIHFQGWNSSWDRKVSEDFLLKDSEENRQLQKDLAEKSQLHQGTYLYRKERKKQRDKSLTARIESLTAGTQKTTTLASSEEGSSCSNGFGREETDFNIDVTANLDPDTEYYSSSVESNHEEDKVYLQVGDKLKRILEFDYQMISENNLIEVPSQLSIVTILENFVRHYAIRQLFEVGQEQTKHRRRNSSFMKGDQKTKDYETIRTNIELCKEVADGLRLYFDFTLKDYLLYPQEIQQAELVLSEQYLANFTYVAPPCLSLDLITVRLESPATDTSLDHVDSASASNLTAAQEEKKRRRLRSHKNEENEFMLDLSSIKSETFSPGNVQLLAYSLLKTAFRTSITISYQTKEILEDAFGWKILPSNAPAEPSMIYGATHLARLIVKLPEFLSAATMGDEKLKLLLKFLDSFSEFIEEHEEWFGRRMYSEVVKLEDRMGLMLDSSQMSCIQIKEEDLELHDDGIMGGPLLSDVKVEATSLLP, from the exons ATGGTGTCCACTCGGGGACATAAGTATAAGTTTGTGGACGGCGAAAAGGTACTTTGCTACGAGCCGGATCCAACCAAGGCAAAAGTGCTGTACGATTCAAAG GTTCTGGACGTATCCGAGGGAAAGGATAAACGTGGTCGACGTGTGATTGAATATCTGATCCATTTTCAAGGGTGGAATTCCTCGTGGGACCGGAAAGTCAGCGAGGATTTTCTTCTCAAAGATTCGGAAGAAAACCGACAGTTACAGAAAGATCTTGCTGAAAAATCTCAGCTCCATCA GGGAACATATCTCTACCGGAAGGAACGAAAGAAACAACGAGATAAAAGCTTGACAGCACGAATAGAAAGTCTCACAGCGGGTACACAGAAGACGACTACCCTAGCCTCTTCGGAAGAGGGTAGCTCTTGTAGTAACGGATTCGGTCGCGAAGAAACTGACTTTAATATTGATG TTACAGCTAATTTAGACCCCGATACCGAGTATTACAGCAGTTCCGTTGAAAGCAATCACGAAGAAGACAAAGTATATCTTCAAGTTGGTGATAAATTGAAGCGTATACTTGAGTTTGACTATCAGATGATTTCGGAGAACAATCTAATCGAAGTTCCTTCTCAACTTTCAATTGTTACAATTTTGGAGAACTTCGTTCGTCATTACGCGATTCGACAATTATTTGAAGTTGGACAAGAGCAGACAAAACATCGCCGAAGAAACAGTTCTTTTATGAAGGGAGATCAAAAAACAAAAGATTACGAAACAATTCGGACAAATATCGAGCTTTGCAAGGAGGTTGCGGATGGGCTACGCTTGTATTTCGATTTTACGTTGAAGGACTACTTACTTTATCCCCAAGAAATACAACAGGCAGAATTAGTACTCTCGGAACAATACCTCGCTAACTTCACGTACGTCGCCCCTCCCTGTTTGTCGCTGGATTTGATAACTGTTCGCTTAGAGTCTCCGGCTACCGATACTAGCTTAGATCATGTCGATTCGGCAAGCGCTAGCAACCTAACTGCAGCACAAGAGGAGAAAAAACGACGAAGATTACGCTCCCACAAGAATGAAGAGAACGAGTTTATGTTGGATCTAAGTTCCATTAAATCGGAAACATTTTCACCAGGAAATGTGCAGTTGTTGGCATATTCGTTGCTGAAGACGGCATTCCGGACAAGTATTACCATATCCTACCAAACTAAGGAGATTCTAGAAGATGCTTTCGGGTGGAAGATTCTACCGTCAAACGCTCCGGCTGAACCATCAATGATCTATGGTGCAACCCATTTGGCCCGGTTGATTGTGAAACTGCCGGAGTTTTTGTCCGCCGCGACGATGggtgatgaaaaactgaaactTTTACTGAAATTTTTGGACAGCTTTTCCGAATTCATCGAAGAACACGAGGAATGGTTCGGTAGAAGGATGTACAGCGAGGTGGTCAAGCTGGAAGACCGAATGGGTTTGATGCTTGATTCGAGCCAGATGAGCTGTATTCAAATAAAAGAGGAAGACTTGGAACTGCACGATGATGGCATTATGGGCGGACCGTTGCTGTCCGATGTGAAGGTAGAGGCGACTAGTCTGCTACCTTAA